The following is a genomic window from Carassius carassius chromosome 24, fCarCar2.1, whole genome shotgun sequence.
GGTCCCAAACAGCCCACTGTTTTCCCTCTGAAATATTCCTTTGACTTGTACACCGTGCAAAcccagaggaaaaaaaatagataggctattttttaaagatttataaggcagtttttaattaaaagacaagtttTGCAACGTTTGGAGTAGGCTAAtagttgtttttataattatatttgtaattaaatgagATAAAGTAAAATATTGCACTTAGCGCCTAATAAAGTTATGTTTCAGAGAGCCACTATTCAAGCATGTGCTTCTTTCTGTGAATTATAACTTCTCTTTTAATCAAATCGGCATTTCTGTTTTATCTGAGATCAGATAAGGTGCACGCAATTTatacctaaaaacatttttattatgagAGTTTTTACCTTCTTTCTTACCTATTTATTAACTGAAGCTGTCTTTTACTCACTTTTTAATACGCGTCCTATACACTTATAtctgcttttatttgtttatgcTTTACAGAGATCTTAAAGTACAATTTATATATGCAAGCAACATATTTTCTGCTCTTTATTTCTGAAAGAGAAAAATGACAACATAATATAACATCATGTTTCTCTTTCTTAGTATCACTTTAAAACTGATGTAAGGTGCATTAATATGCAAGcctatttacattataataaatgttaaaatgttaaatgaaatatctgctcaaaataaatgtttgtgtttcgttttctgttggggggggggggtctttctTTTATAAAGTTACAATTTTTTATTCTAACACTAATCTGCTCCAGATACAGCATCACTTCACTCATAACCAGTTATTGCATGTGATGGCCAGAAAACGTAGCTATTCATGAAGGCCCAGGTTTGTTTGTGGCAGTTCTTCAAAATCAAACACCTAAATGAGACAAACGAtgttttaaactagtttaaattagtaatgtttttaaattagttAATATCTGGTCTAAAGATggggaaaaaaagtttctttaATACACTTTAATTTAATTCTCCGATAAGTCCGTAAAGTTGTCCAAATACTTCTTCATAGTTAGGCCAGTTAACATCACGCTAGATAAATTAGATAGCTTCCCTTGTTTGACAAATGAAACCCAGAAACTGTAatcaataaatatatgaaatgacATCCTataaaactgttttcatttattgCATGAATTCCATTAAATAAGACACatagcatacatacatacacacataaaatcGCAAATTCCATAACAGACACGTCTGAAATTAATTTCTCTCCAAGTTATAAAAATCATAACCTTTGATGTTCTTCGCTCCGGTCTTGATGGCCCGTCGGTCCCTCACATTTCAGAGGTGCTCCGGGACACTGAGTTCTTTTGAGGGAAAGAGGCAGCGTTTGTTTAGACTCTCCAGCATCCAATGAAATGAAATCTGCCTCCAAAAAACGCATCCATCATCCGTTTCCACCCAATGAGTGTCGTCGTGGGGCGGAGCTCAGGTGCGCGCCGCTGCGTCCAGTTGGCAAAGAGCCTGGGAGACGCCTGTGGCAAAAGAGTAACTGTCAAATGCAAGGTTCCTTTAATAGGAGCGATCATTCCGGCTCCGAGAGTCATGGCGACTACAGCATCCAATCATTACAATATCCTAACCTCCAGCCCATCTATTGTACACTCGGAGCCTGGGAGCATGCAGCAAGCCACGGCTTACAGGGACGCGCAAACCCTGTTGCAGAGTGACTATTCGCTGCAGAGCAACAGTCACCCGCTCAGCCACGCGCACCAGTGGATAACAGCCTTGTCACACGGAGAAGGAGTTCCGTGGTCGTCCAGTCCCCTCGGCGAGCAGGACATCAAGCCAGCGGTGCAGAGCCCCCGGGACGAGATGCACAATTCCAGCAATTTACAGCATCAGTCGCGGCCACCCCATCTGGTACATCAGACACTCGGGAACCATCACGATTCAAGGGCATGGAGAACAACGACGGCAGCTCACATCCCCAGCATGGCCACCTCGAACGGACAGAGCCTTATTTACTCGCAGCCCGGTTTTAGCTTGAACGGTCTCATCCCGGGTAGCGGCCAGGGCATCCACCACCACAGCATGCGCGACGCGcacgaggaccaccacagcccgCATCTCAGCGACCACGGCCATCCACCGTCCCAGCACCAGCACCAGTCGCACCAGAGTCACCACGACCACTCGGACGAGGACACGCCGACCTCGGACGACTTGGAGCAGTTTGCGAAACAGTTCAAGCAGCGGAGGATCAAGCTGGGCTTCACGCAGGCGGACGTCGGACTAGCTTTGGGAACGCTCTATGGAAATGTGTTTTCGCAGACCACGATATGCAGGTTTGAGGCCCTGCAACTCAGCTTCAAAAACATGTGCAAGCTCAAGCCTTTGTTGAACAAGTGGTTGGAGGAGGCAGACTCCACATCTGGCAGCCCCACGAGCTTGGACAAGATTGCTGCGCAGGGCAGGAAACGGAAAAAGAGGACTTCCATCGAGGTAAGCGTCAAAGGGGCTTTGGAGAGCCATTTCCTTAAGTGCCCAAAGCCAGCCGCCTCGGAAATTACTTCGCTGGCGGACAGTTTGCAATTGGAAAAAGAGGTGGTGAGGGTTTGGTTTTGTaacagaagacagaaagagaaacggATGACTCCTCCCGGCGGACCTCTACCGGGTACCGAGGACGTATACGGAGACACGCCGCCGCATCACGGGGTTCAGACGCCAGTTCAGtgagaaaagacaaaaacaatacaaaatcaaGGACATATCTTATCATATTGACTGCCTCGGTCTTCATT
Proteins encoded in this region:
- the pou3f2b gene encoding POU domain, class 3, transcription factor 2, whose translation is MATTASNHYNILTSSPSIVHSEPGSMQQATAYRDAQTLLQSDYSLQSNSHPLSHAHQWITALSHGEGVPWSSSPLGEQDIKPAVQSPRDEMHNSSNLQHQSRPPHLVHQTLGNHHDSRAWRTTTAAHIPSMATSNGQSLIYSQPGFSLNGLIPGSGQGIHHHSMRDAHEDHHSPHLSDHGHPPSQHQHQSHQSHHDHSDEDTPTSDDLEQFAKQFKQRRIKLGFTQADVGLALGTLYGNVFSQTTICRFEALQLSFKNMCKLKPLLNKWLEEADSTSGSPTSLDKIAAQGRKRKKRTSIEVSVKGALESHFLKCPKPAASEITSLADSLQLEKEVVRVWFCNRRQKEKRMTPPGGPLPGTEDVYGDTPPHHGVQTPVQ